A window of the Flavobacterium sangjuense genome harbors these coding sequences:
- a CDS encoding ABC transporter ATP-binding protein, translating into MANPLINIKKLKRDFQLGNETINVLKGIDLQINKGEYVALMGPSGSGKSTLMNLLGCLDTPTSGTYILNGNDVSQMHDDDLAEIRNKEIGFVFQTFNLLPRTTALDNVALPMIYAGHSKSERNVRATEVLTQVNLSDRMDHQPNQLSGGQRQRVAIARALVNKPSIILADEPTGNLDSKTSVEIMNLFNDIHKNGNTVIVVTHEEDIAKYAHRVIRLKDGMIESDSPNVDHL; encoded by the coding sequence ATGGCAAATCCATTAATAAACATCAAAAAATTAAAACGTGATTTCCAACTCGGAAATGAAACCATCAACGTTTTAAAAGGCATCGATTTACAAATCAATAAAGGAGAATATGTAGCGTTAATGGGACCATCAGGTTCCGGAAAGTCAACGCTTATGAACCTTTTGGGTTGTTTGGATACACCAACTTCGGGAACTTATATTCTCAATGGTAATGATGTTAGCCAGATGCATGATGATGATTTAGCCGAAATCAGAAACAAAGAAATTGGTTTTGTGTTTCAAACCTTTAATCTTTTACCACGAACAACCGCTTTAGATAATGTGGCTTTGCCAATGATTTACGCAGGCCATTCCAAATCCGAACGAAATGTTCGCGCGACAGAAGTTTTGACACAAGTAAACCTTTCCGACAGAATGGATCACCAGCCCAACCAACTTTCGGGTGGACAACGCCAACGTGTGGCCATTGCCAGAGCTTTGGTCAACAAACCTTCTATTATTTTGGCCGATGAGCCTACCGGAAATCTAGACAGCAAAACTTCGGTCGAAATCATGAATCTTTTCAACGACATTCACAAAAACGGAAATACGGTTATCGTAGTTACCCACGAGGAAGACATTGCCAAGTATGCTCACAGAGTCATTCGTTTAAAAGACGGAATGATAGAAAGTGACAGTCCAAACGTTGATCATTTGTAA